From a single Apium graveolens cultivar Ventura chromosome 2, ASM990537v1, whole genome shotgun sequence genomic region:
- the LOC141707116 gene encoding tRNase Z TRZ2, chloroplastic-like: MRNDLVGRPSKTRHVIPSKGGLPMYLVARGLYKFKHPKVFVPPCTKEDLEKLINIHRVFVQIELKLELVGYDIGPQGNI; this comes from the exons ATGCGGAATGACCTTGTTGGACGACCATCTAAAACTCGCCATGTGATCCCCAGTAAG GGTGGGTTGCCAATGTATTTAGTAGCTCGTGGCTTGTACAAGTTTAAACATCCGAAAGTGTTTGTTCCTCCTTGCACCAAAGAGGATTTGGAGAAGTTGATTAATATACATAGGGTCTTTGTTCAGATAGAACTAAAGCTTGAGTTGGTCGGTTATGATATAG GGCCACAGGGGAACATATGA